One Cyanobacteria bacterium GSL.Bin1 genomic region harbors:
- a CDS encoding DNA-directed RNA polymerase subunit gamma: MTQSKQPEQQFDYVKISIASPERIRDWGERNLPNGQVVGEVTKPETINYRTLKPEMDGLFCERIFGPAKDWECHCGKYKRVRHRGIVCERCGVEVTESRVRRHRMGYIKLAAPVTHVWYLKGIPSYLSILLDMPLRDVEQIVYFNSYVVLEPGNAGNLEYKQLLTEEQWLEIEDQLFAEDSELMGVEVGIGAEAIQRLLQDLNLEEEAETLREEIANAKGQKRAKLIKRLRVIDHFIATGSSPEWMILSYIPVIPPDLRPMVQLDGGRFATSDLNDLYRRVINRNNRLARLQEILAPEIIVRNEKRMLQEAVDALIDNGRRGRTVVGANNRPLKSLSDIIEGKQGRFRQNLLGKRVDYSGRSVIVVGPNLKIYQCGLPREMAIELFQPFVIHRLIRNGVVNNIKSAKKSIQRNDPAVWDVLEEVIAGHPVMLNRAPTLHRLGIQAFEPILVEGRAIQLHPLVCPAFNADFDGDQMAVHVPLSLESQSEARLLMLASHNILSPATGKPIVAPSQDMVLGCYYLTAENPTVDPQDKRYYASLEDALRAYEQGYLKLHAYIWVRFDGEVKDPVEAEPVEEEKREDGSVIKLYPNRRVKETAEGEVISQYIRTTPGRIIYNKTIQDALLGSSLVNA, translated from the coding sequence ATGACACAATCCAAACAACCTGAGCAACAGTTTGATTACGTTAAAATTAGCATTGCTTCCCCAGAGCGGATCCGTGATTGGGGAGAGCGTAACTTACCCAATGGTCAAGTGGTTGGGGAAGTGACTAAACCCGAAACCATTAACTATCGCACGCTCAAGCCAGAAATGGATGGGCTCTTTTGCGAGCGGATCTTTGGTCCTGCTAAAGATTGGGAATGCCACTGCGGAAAATATAAGCGGGTGCGTCATCGGGGGATTGTCTGCGAACGCTGTGGCGTGGAAGTCACCGAATCGAGAGTTCGTCGCCATCGCATGGGATATATTAAACTGGCTGCACCCGTCACTCACGTTTGGTATTTGAAAGGAATTCCCAGCTACTTGAGTATCCTCTTAGATATGCCCCTGCGAGATGTGGAGCAGATTGTGTACTTTAATTCCTATGTTGTGCTCGAACCGGGTAACGCGGGAAATCTGGAGTACAAACAACTGCTCACCGAAGAACAGTGGCTGGAGATTGAAGACCAACTGTTTGCAGAAGACAGTGAGTTAATGGGTGTGGAAGTGGGGATTGGTGCAGAAGCCATTCAACGCCTGCTGCAAGACCTCAACTTAGAGGAAGAAGCAGAAACCCTACGGGAAGAAATTGCCAACGCTAAAGGGCAAAAGCGGGCCAAATTAATTAAACGGTTACGGGTTATCGACCACTTTATTGCCACTGGTTCTTCTCCCGAGTGGATGATTCTGAGCTATATTCCTGTGATTCCGCCCGATTTACGACCCATGGTGCAATTGGATGGCGGGCGGTTTGCCACTTCAGACTTGAATGACTTGTATCGCCGGGTGATTAATCGTAATAATCGTCTTGCCCGTTTACAAGAAATTCTCGCCCCGGAAATCATTGTCCGGAACGAAAAACGAATGCTGCAAGAAGCAGTGGATGCCTTAATTGATAATGGTCGTCGCGGACGCACTGTTGTTGGCGCAAATAACCGTCCCTTAAAATCCTTATCCGACATTATTGAAGGGAAACAAGGTCGTTTCCGCCAAAACCTCCTTGGCAAACGGGTCGATTATTCTGGACGGTCGGTGATTGTAGTCGGTCCTAACCTGAAGATTTATCAGTGTGGCTTACCGCGAGAAATGGCGATCGAGCTGTTCCAACCCTTTGTCATTCACCGCTTGATTCGCAATGGGGTGGTCAACAATATCAAATCAGCGAAGAAAAGCATCCAACGCAACGATCCAGCGGTTTGGGATGTCTTAGAAGAAGTAATTGCCGGTCACCCCGTGATGCTGAACCGCGCACCGACCCTGCACCGTTTAGGAATTCAAGCCTTTGAACCGATTTTAGTGGAAGGCCGTGCGATTCAACTGCACCCACTGGTTTGTCCGGCGTTTAACGCCGACTTTGACGGTGACCAAATGGCGGTTCACGTTCCTCTCTCCCTGGAATCGCAATCGGAAGCCCGGTTATTAATGTTAGCCAGTCATAATATCTTATCGCCGGCAACCGGCAAACCGATTGTTGCCCCTTCCCAAGATATGGTTTTAGGCTGTTACTATCTTACGGCTGAAAATCCCACCGTTGACCCCCAAGATAAGCGCTATTACGCCAGTTTAGAAGATGCGTTACGCGCCTATGAACAGGGCTACTTAAAACTCCACGCTTATATTTGGGTGCGATTTGACGGTGAAGTCAAAGATCCAGTAGAAGCTGAACCTGTAGAAGAAGAGAAACGTGAGGATGGTAGCGTCATCAAACTCTATCCCAATCGACGGGTGAAGGAAACCGCTGAGGGAGAAGTCATTAGTCAATATATCCGGACCACGCCCGGTCGCATTATTTACAACAAAACAATTCAGGATGCGTTATTGGGGAGTTCTCTGGTGAACGCTTAA
- the rpoB gene encoding DNA-directed RNA polymerase subunit beta, with protein sequence MSNLATNLLPDLIEIQRASFRWFLEKGLIEELDSFSPISDYTGKLELRFIGENFRLKQPKYDVDEAKRRDSSYSVQMYVPTRLINKETGEIKEQEVFIGELPLMTERGTFIINGAERVIVNQIVRSPGVYYKPETDKNNRRTYSASLIPNRGAWLKFETDKNDLVWVRIDKTRKLSAQVLLKAIGLQDNEINDGLRHPDYYQKTLDKEGNPSEEEALLELYRKLRPGEPPTVAGGQQLLDSRFFDPKRYDLGRVGRHKLNRKLNLSTPETVRVLTPQDILAAIDYLVNLEFDLGSTDDIDHLGNRRVRSVGELLQNQVRVGLNRLERIIRERMTVSEAESLTPTSLVNPKPLVAAIKEFFGSSQLSQFMDQTNPLAELTHKRRISALGPGGLTRERAGFAVRDIHPSHYGRICPVETPEGPNAGLIGSLATCARVNDFGFIATPYYPVEEGRVLRDRDPVYLTADEEDDKRVAPGDIATDEEGYILGNTVAVRYRQEFTTTSPKEVDYVAISPLQIVSVATSLIPFLEHDDANRALMGSNMQRQAVPLLRPERSLVGTGLEAQAARDSGMVVVSRTYGTVDYVDATVVRIKVSPPPGEQPQLQGDATAEAQQEPQILEYPLQKYQRSNQDTCLNQRPLVFAGEDVVPGQVLADGSATEGGEIALGQNVLIAYMPWEGYNYEDAILVSERLVQDDVYTSIHVEKYEIEARQTKLGPEEITREIPNVGEDALRQLDERGIIRIGAWVEAGDILVGKVTPKGESDQPPEEKLLRAIFGEKARDVRDNSLRVPNGEKGRIVDVRVFTREQGDELPPGANMVVRCYVAQKRKIQVGDKMAGRHGNKGIISRILPVEDMPYLPDGRPIDVALNPLGVPSRMNVGQVFECLLGWAGENLNARFKITPFDEMYGEQASRDTVDAKLKEAANRPGKNWIYNENHPGKITLYDGRTGEPFDRPITVGQAYMLKLVHLVDDKIHARSTGPYSLVTQQPLGGKAQQGGQRFGEMEVWALEAYGAAYTLQELLTVKSDDMQGRNEALNAIVKGKPIPRPGTPESFKVLMRELQSLGLDISVHRVDTNEDGTSQDLEVDLMADSERRRTPSRPTYESLSREDIVPVEATPTTEDAE encoded by the coding sequence ATGAGTAATCTAGCCACCAATCTGCTACCCGACTTAATTGAGATTCAACGCGCCAGCTTCCGTTGGTTTTTAGAAAAGGGGTTAATTGAAGAGTTAGATAGCTTTTCCCCCATTTCTGACTATACCGGAAAACTTGAACTCCGCTTTATTGGCGAAAACTTCCGACTCAAACAGCCGAAATACGATGTTGACGAAGCGAAACGGCGGGATAGTAGCTATTCTGTCCAAATGTATGTTCCCACCCGCTTAATCAACAAAGAAACCGGGGAAATTAAAGAACAAGAAGTCTTTATCGGTGAATTACCCCTAATGACAGAACGGGGAACCTTTATTATCAATGGTGCTGAACGGGTGATTGTTAACCAAATCGTTCGCTCCCCCGGAGTGTACTACAAACCGGAAACCGATAAAAATAACCGCCGGACTTACTCTGCTTCGCTGATTCCTAACCGCGGGGCGTGGCTGAAGTTTGAAACCGACAAAAACGACTTAGTTTGGGTGCGCATCGATAAAACCCGGAAACTGAGTGCGCAAGTGCTTCTGAAGGCGATTGGTTTACAAGATAATGAAATTAACGACGGTTTGCGTCATCCTGACTACTATCAAAAAACGTTAGATAAAGAAGGGAATCCCAGTGAAGAAGAAGCCCTCTTAGAACTTTATCGCAAACTCCGTCCCGGAGAACCGCCAACCGTTGCCGGGGGACAACAACTTTTAGACTCTCGCTTCTTTGACCCCAAACGTTATGATTTGGGACGAGTCGGTCGTCACAAACTCAATCGCAAGCTTAATTTAAGCACACCAGAAACAGTGCGCGTTCTCACCCCGCAAGATATTTTGGCAGCGATTGATTATCTCGTGAACCTCGAATTTGACCTCGGTAGCACCGATGACATTGACCACTTGGGAAATCGTCGGGTGCGTTCAGTGGGAGAACTGCTGCAGAACCAAGTGCGGGTGGGTTTAAACCGCTTAGAACGGATTATTCGGGAACGGATGACGGTTTCTGAAGCCGAGTCTTTGACCCCTACCTCTCTGGTCAATCCCAAGCCCTTGGTAGCAGCCATTAAAGAGTTCTTTGGTTCCTCTCAGTTGTCGCAGTTTATGGATCAAACCAATCCCTTAGCTGAGTTGACCCACAAACGCCGGATTAGTGCCTTAGGACCCGGGGGGTTAACCCGGGAACGGGCGGGCTTTGCCGTGCGGGATATTCATCCCTCTCACTACGGACGGATTTGCCCGGTAGAGACACCAGAAGGTCCGAATGCTGGTTTAATTGGGTCTTTGGCCACTTGTGCGCGAGTGAATGACTTTGGCTTTATTGCCACGCCCTATTATCCCGTGGAAGAGGGTCGGGTATTGCGCGATCGCGATCCGGTTTATCTCACTGCTGATGAAGAAGATGATAAACGGGTGGCCCCGGGTGACATTGCCACTGACGAAGAAGGATATATCCTTGGCAACACTGTCGCCGTCCGGTATCGTCAAGAATTTACCACCACCAGTCCCAAAGAAGTGGACTATGTTGCCATTTCTCCCTTACAGATTGTCTCAGTGGCAACCTCACTCATTCCCTTCTTAGAACACGACGACGCGAACCGAGCGCTGATGGGGTCAAATATGCAGCGTCAAGCGGTTCCGTTATTACGTCCAGAACGTTCTTTGGTGGGAACTGGGTTGGAAGCCCAAGCAGCCCGTGACTCTGGGATGGTTGTGGTCTCTCGTACCTACGGCACAGTGGATTATGTGGATGCTACCGTTGTCCGCATCAAAGTCAGTCCTCCGCCAGGGGAACAACCGCAACTGCAAGGAGATGCAACCGCTGAAGCCCAACAAGAACCACAAATTCTGGAATATCCCCTGCAAAAATACCAACGGTCTAACCAAGATACTTGTTTGAATCAACGTCCTCTTGTCTTTGCCGGAGAAGACGTGGTTCCCGGACAAGTTCTCGCCGATGGTTCGGCAACAGAAGGGGGAGAAATTGCCCTGGGTCAGAATGTTCTCATTGCTTATATGCCTTGGGAAGGCTATAACTACGAAGATGCCATCCTAGTCAGTGAGCGTCTCGTTCAAGATGACGTTTACACCAGTATCCACGTTGAAAAATACGAAATTGAAGCGCGTCAAACCAAACTGGGACCTGAAGAAATTACGCGGGAAATTCCCAACGTGGGAGAAGATGCCCTGCGACAACTCGATGAACGCGGGATTATCCGCATTGGCGCTTGGGTCGAAGCCGGAGATATTCTCGTCGGAAAAGTCACGCCGAAAGGGGAATCGGATCAACCTCCGGAAGAAAAACTGCTCCGTGCGATTTTTGGAGAAAAAGCACGCGATGTCCGGGATAACTCGTTGCGCGTTCCCAATGGCGAAAAAGGTCGCATCGTTGATGTTCGTGTCTTCACCCGGGAACAAGGCGATGAATTACCGCCTGGGGCAAATATGGTGGTTCGCTGCTACGTTGCCCAAAAACGGAAAATTCAAGTCGGCGACAAAATGGCAGGGCGACATGGCAATAAAGGAATTATTTCCCGCATCCTCCCTGTGGAAGATATGCCCTATCTCCCTGACGGTCGTCCCATTGATGTGGCGCTGAATCCCCTAGGGGTACCATCACGGATGAACGTAGGACAGGTGTTTGAATGCCTTCTGGGCTGGGCTGGTGAAAACCTCAATGCTCGCTTTAAAATCACGCCCTTTGACGAAATGTATGGGGAACAAGCTTCCCGAGATACCGTTGACGCTAAGCTCAAAGAAGCTGCCAACCGTCCTGGAAAAAACTGGATTTATAACGAAAATCATCCGGGTAAAATTACCCTTTATGATGGACGAACGGGAGAGCCCTTTGACCGCCCGATTACCGTAGGACAAGCCTATATGTTGAAACTGGTTCACCTGGTGGATGATAAAATTCACGCTCGTTCTACTGGTCCTTACTCCTTGGTCACGCAACAACCACTTGGTGGCAAAGCTCAACAAGGGGGACAACGCTTTGGAGAAATGGAAGTTTGGGCATTGGAAGCCTATGGGGCTGCCTATACCTTGCAAGAACTACTCACTGTCAAATCAGACGATATGCAAGGGCGTAACGAAGCGTTGAATGCCATTGTGAAAGGAAAACCGATTCCTCGACCTGGAACGCCGGAATCTTTCAAGGTCCTGATGCGAGAATTACAGTCTTTAGGCTTAGACATTTCCGTCCACCGCGTTGACACTAATGAAGATGGCACCAGTCAAGATTTAGAAGTGGACTTAATGGCAGATAGCGAACGCCGGCGGACACCCTCTCGTCCCACTTATGAATCCTTATCCCGAGAAGATATTGTCCCGGTTGAAGCCACTCCAACGACTGAAGACGCTGAATAG
- a CDS encoding YchF/TatD family DNA exonuclease: MQLIDTHVHINFDVFEAELADLKARWQEQGVVQLVHSCVEPQEFQQISAIADQFPEVSFAVGLHPLEAQSWTPELAAEVEKLAQSDSRVVAIGETGLDFYKAENVTQQKTAFWEQLAIAQRLNKPVIIHCRDAASDLVELVRQFQQEKGAVKGVMHCWAGTPEETQQCLDLGFYISFSGLVTFKNAKSVQASVKIVPDDRLLVETDCPFLAPVPKRGKRNEPSYVRYVAETVAKIRNTPLETLAQTTTENARTLFSLPSLS, from the coding sequence ATGCAGCTAATTGATACCCATGTTCACATCAACTTTGATGTTTTTGAAGCTGAATTGGCCGACTTAAAAGCCCGTTGGCAAGAACAAGGGGTCGTACAACTGGTTCATTCTTGTGTTGAACCGCAAGAATTTCAGCAAATCAGCGCGATCGCCGATCAATTTCCCGAAGTTTCTTTTGCCGTGGGGTTACACCCCCTAGAAGCTCAAAGTTGGACCCCAGAACTGGCTGCTGAAGTTGAAAAACTGGCGCAGTCGGATTCGCGAGTGGTTGCCATAGGGGAAACTGGGCTCGATTTTTATAAGGCAGAAAATGTCACTCAACAAAAAACGGCGTTTTGGGAACAACTCGCGATCGCGCAACGCCTAAACAAACCCGTCATCATCCACTGTCGAGACGCCGCCTCCGATCTGGTGGAATTGGTTCGCCAATTTCAACAAGAAAAGGGAGCGGTGAAAGGGGTCATGCATTGCTGGGCGGGAACTCCCGAAGAAACCCAACAGTGTCTTGACCTCGGATTTTACATCAGTTTTAGTGGATTGGTGACCTTTAAGAATGCCAAGTCAGTGCAAGCATCAGTAAAAATTGTTCCTGATGATCGGCTGTTAGTTGAAACCGACTGTCCTTTTCTCGCCCCCGTACCCAAAAGAGGAAAACGTAATGAACCGAGTTATGTGCGCTATGTTGCGGAAACCGTCGCTAAAATCCGGAATACCCCCTTGGAGACGTTAGCGCAAACCACCACCGAAAACGCTCGTACACTCTTTTCCCTGCCGAGTCTGTCTTAA
- a CDS encoding 30S ribosomal protein S20, whose product MANIKSAKKRIQIAERNRLQNKSYQSAVKTLMKKYFAAVDEYASNPSSEKEQQVQQAMSAAYSKIDKAVKVKALHQNNGARKKARLAKALKKATPA is encoded by the coding sequence GTGGCAAATATTAAATCCGCAAAGAAGCGTATTCAAATCGCAGAACGCAACCGTCTCCAAAATAAGTCCTATCAATCAGCGGTTAAAACCCTGATGAAAAAGTACTTTGCAGCGGTTGATGAGTATGCTAGCAATCCCAGTTCCGAAAAAGAGCAACAGGTTCAGCAAGCCATGTCAGCGGCTTATAGCAAAATCGATAAAGCAGTAAAAGTCAAAGCACTGCACCAAAATAATGGCGCGAGAAAGAAAGCCCGTTTAGCCAAAGCTCTCAAAAAAGCAACCCCCGCTTAA
- the hisD gene encoding histidinol dehydrogenase, with translation MLRIINQVAEATTELQRISRRTHDQQIAGKEEAVHEIIQTVRKQGDQALLDYTAKFDQLTLTVNQLRVNGSELDAAYQKVSKELIDAIALARQQIEAFHRQRTPKSWVEFGENQTVLGKRYTAVDRAGLYVPGGRAAYPSTVLMNAVPAKVAGVERRVMVTPPGPDGKITPAVLVAAQEAGIEEIYRVGGAHAIAALAYGTETIPAVDVITGPGNLYVTLAKKMVYGTVGIDSLAGPSEVLIIADHNANPVYVAADLLAQAEHDPMAAAILLTTEEKLAHQVQQEVQKQLVDHPRRTLTEKAIANYGVVVVVNSLNEAAELSNLFAPEHLELEVEEPWEMLHLIRHAGAIFMGHSTPEAVGDYLAGPNHTLPTSGAARYASALGVETFMKHSSLIEYSHTALDRVSQAIQTLAQAEGLHSHSESVRLRRENNQEQS, from the coding sequence ATGCTGCGGATCATCAATCAAGTCGCGGAAGCAACAACAGAACTGCAACGGATTTCTCGCCGAACCCACGATCAACAAATCGCGGGGAAAGAAGAGGCAGTGCATGAAATTATTCAAACGGTGAGAAAACAAGGGGATCAAGCACTGCTCGATTACACAGCAAAATTTGATCAACTGACCCTAACCGTCAATCAATTACGAGTCAATGGCTCAGAATTGGATGCTGCTTATCAAAAAGTCTCAAAAGAATTAATCGACGCGATCGCGCTAGCGAGACAACAAATTGAAGCCTTCCATCGCCAACGCACCCCTAAATCCTGGGTTGAATTTGGTGAAAACCAAACCGTATTAGGAAAACGCTACACGGCGGTTGACCGGGCCGGGTTATATGTCCCCGGCGGACGCGCCGCTTATCCGAGTACCGTTCTCATGAATGCGGTGCCAGCGAAAGTAGCGGGGGTTGAGCGACGGGTGATGGTAACGCCCCCGGGTCCCGATGGCAAAATTACGCCGGCGGTATTGGTCGCAGCGCAAGAAGCAGGGATTGAAGAAATCTATCGGGTGGGGGGTGCGCACGCGATCGCCGCTTTGGCCTATGGGACAGAAACGATTCCAGCAGTGGATGTGATTACCGGTCCGGGGAATCTCTATGTCACCTTAGCCAAAAAAATGGTTTATGGTACGGTTGGCATTGATTCTTTAGCCGGTCCTTCTGAAGTACTGATCATTGCCGATCACAATGCCAATCCAGTTTATGTGGCAGCTGATTTATTGGCACAAGCAGAACACGATCCCATGGCAGCAGCTATTCTGTTAACCACAGAAGAAAAATTAGCGCACCAAGTCCAGCAAGAAGTGCAAAAACAATTAGTGGATCATCCCCGGCGCACGTTAACGGAAAAAGCGATCGCGAATTACGGAGTCGTTGTTGTGGTGAATTCTCTCAACGAAGCAGCCGAATTATCAAATTTATTTGCTCCAGAGCACTTAGAGTTAGAAGTAGAAGAACCCTGGGAAATGCTGCATCTCATCCGACACGCGGGGGCAATTTTTATGGGACATTCTACTCCAGAAGCGGTGGGAGATTATTTAGCCGGTCCTAATCATACCTTACCCACTTCTGGCGCAGCCCGTTATGCCTCTGCTTTAGGGGTGGAAACGTTTATGAAGCATTCGAGTTTAATTGAATATTCACATACTGCCTTAGATAGGGTATCGCAAGCAATTCAGACCTTAGCCCAAGCTGAGGGATTACATTCTCATAGCGAATCAGTGCGCTTACGTCGAGAAAACAATCAAGAACAGTCGTAA
- the pcrA gene encoding DNA helicase PcrA, translating to MPVETDFLASLNASQRQAVQHFCGPLLVVAGAGSGKTRALTYRIAHLILNHRVNPENILAVTFTNKAAKEMKERIELIFAQRLAQEREGQRLELLPEHQQVKLRSRVYKDITKHLWIGTFHSLFARILRDDINKYQDPKGYQWTKNFTIYDESDAQSLVKNIVTKQLNLDDKKFNPRSLRYSISNAKNQGLYPEDVLAQQPNYRGRVVSEVYQAYQGQLAANNALDFDDLILIPTRLFSQNESVLGYWHQQFQHILVDEYQDTNRIQYQIINLLTTNGEPKKQEMNWNNRSIFVVGDADQSIYSFRMADFTILLEFQEDFGDGLPDDDTRTMVKLEENYRSRENILEAANILIEKNSERIDKILKPTRGYGEEIYCYKAENEIEEARFIRNQILNLTRENPELGWGSFAILYRTNAQSRVLEEALRADIPYHIVGGLKFYDRKEIKDALAYLRLLTNPNDTVSLLRIINTPRRGIGQKTLDQLISASQELNVPLWEIISDETSVNTLAGRAAKNVNEFAQVIKSYQASVEHLPAAELLDGILEASNYRQDLQNQGTEEAETRLENLKELDSAMMQFAEENEDSSLEGFLANASLASDLDNLNEGEEKVSLMTLHSAKGLEFPVVFLVGLEQGLFPNRRTLDDPAALEEERRLCYVGITRAQEQLFLSYAQERRLWGYREPAIPSQFLGELPDELVSHSSPPLKARRQQQPQAKQKKQPQATSHSWQVGDRVFHDTFGEGNVTHVLGSGKKTNLAIEFPGLGRKIIDPNIAPLQPL from the coding sequence ATGCCAGTAGAAACTGATTTTTTAGCTTCACTCAATGCGTCGCAGCGTCAAGCCGTTCAGCATTTTTGTGGTCCTTTATTAGTCGTTGCTGGGGCAGGATCTGGGAAAACTCGGGCGCTGACGTATCGAATTGCCCATTTAATTTTAAATCACCGGGTTAACCCAGAAAATATTTTAGCAGTTACTTTTACGAACAAAGCGGCTAAAGAAATGAAAGAGCGGATAGAGCTCATTTTTGCCCAACGCTTAGCCCAAGAAAGAGAAGGACAACGCTTAGAATTACTGCCGGAACATCAACAAGTGAAGCTGCGATCGCGCGTTTATAAAGATATTACCAAACACTTGTGGATTGGCACGTTTCACAGTTTGTTTGCTCGCATTTTAAGGGACGATATTAATAAATACCAAGATCCCAAAGGGTATCAATGGACGAAAAATTTTACGATTTATGATGAGTCAGATGCCCAAAGTTTAGTAAAAAATATTGTTACGAAGCAACTTAACTTAGACGATAAAAAATTTAATCCCCGCTCTCTTCGCTACAGTATTAGTAATGCCAAAAACCAAGGCTTGTATCCTGAAGATGTGCTGGCGCAACAGCCGAATTATCGAGGCAGAGTGGTTTCAGAAGTTTATCAAGCGTATCAAGGGCAACTGGCTGCCAACAATGCCCTTGACTTTGATGATTTAATCTTAATTCCCACGCGACTTTTCTCTCAAAATGAATCGGTTTTAGGATACTGGCATCAACAATTCCAACATATTTTAGTGGATGAATATCAAGATACCAACCGCATTCAATATCAAATCATTAATCTTTTAACCACGAATGGGGAACCGAAGAAACAGGAAATGAATTGGAATAATCGGTCAATTTTTGTCGTTGGCGATGCCGATCAATCCATCTACTCCTTCCGCATGGCAGACTTTACCATCTTACTGGAATTTCAAGAAGATTTTGGCGATGGTTTGCCCGATGATGATACCCGCACCATGGTGAAGTTGGAAGAAAATTATCGATCGCGTGAAAATATTTTAGAAGCAGCGAATATTCTCATTGAAAAAAATAGCGAACGTATTGATAAAATCCTCAAACCGACGCGCGGGTATGGTGAAGAAATTTATTGTTATAAAGCGGAAAATGAAATTGAAGAAGCCCGCTTCATTCGCAATCAAATCCTGAATTTAACGCGCGAAAATCCCGAATTGGGATGGGGGAGTTTTGCCATATTATATCGGACGAATGCCCAATCTCGCGTGTTAGAAGAAGCCCTCCGCGCTGATATTCCTTACCATATTGTCGGTGGTTTAAAGTTCTATGATCGTAAAGAAATTAAAGACGCACTGGCTTATTTACGACTACTAACAAATCCCAATGATACGGTTAGCTTACTGCGCATTATCAACACACCACGGCGCGGCATTGGACAAAAAACCCTGGATCAACTCATTAGTGCATCGCAAGAACTGAATGTTCCCTTATGGGAAATTATTAGCGATGAAACCTCTGTCAATACCTTAGCCGGACGTGCTGCAAAAAATGTCAATGAATTTGCCCAAGTGATTAAATCTTATCAAGCGAGCGTTGAACATCTCCCCGCAGCCGAACTTTTAGATGGAATCTTAGAGGCTTCCAACTATCGACAAGATTTACAAAATCAAGGAACAGAAGAAGCAGAGACTCGACTGGAAAACTTGAAAGAGTTAGACAGTGCGATGATGCAGTTTGCCGAGGAAAATGAGGATAGTAGTTTAGAAGGCTTTCTCGCCAATGCGTCTTTAGCATCTGATTTAGATAACTTGAATGAAGGAGAAGAAAAAGTTTCTTTAATGACCCTCCATTCAGCAAAAGGGTTAGAATTCCCTGTGGTTTTCCTAGTGGGATTGGAACAAGGCTTATTTCCTAACCGACGTACTTTAGATGACCCCGCAGCGCTAGAAGAAGAACGAAGATTGTGCTACGTAGGGATTACCCGCGCCCAAGAACAACTCTTTTTATCTTATGCCCAAGAACGCCGTTTGTGGGGATATCGAGAACCGGCGATTCCTTCCCAGTTTCTGGGCGAACTTCCCGATGAATTGGTAAGTCATAGTTCTCCGCCGCTTAAAGCCCGTCGTCAGCAGCAACCACAAGCGAAACAGAAAAAACAACCGCAAGCCACTTCTCATAGTTGGCAAGTGGGCGATCGCGTTTTTCATGATACCTTTGGCGAAGGCAACGTGACTCATGTTCTTGGCAGTGGGAAGAAAACGAATCTCGCCATTGAATTCCCAGGCTTAGGGCGTAAAATCATTGATCCCAATATTGCACCCTTACAACCGCTTTAA
- a CDS encoding photosystem I reaction center subunit XII produces MPLSETQVLIALVVALVPGVLAFRLATELYK; encoded by the coding sequence ATGCCATTATCAGAAACCCAAGTTTTAATTGCTTTAGTTGTTGCTTTAGTTCCGGGTGTACTTGCCTTTCGTTTGGCAACAGAACTTTACAAATAA